From the genome of Triticum aestivum cultivar Chinese Spring chromosome 3B, IWGSC CS RefSeq v2.1, whole genome shotgun sequence, one region includes:
- the LOC123067407 gene encoding uncharacterized protein, translating to MRGQRVMNIESPFPFAKLPPHPLLSPLRSDLIPLLPSSPWVMTVSYGGRIERAQGQPPRYVDGEHLLLNVVSSVSTRGFRDLLAARAGFSDFSLKYCYSGEGLDSLCDVDTDEDLRDMLDMLLYRDLQVRLFNDQNTRRFRVYLFRDAAAAPSPTSQALGKPAPMRHSATSPALLPAKPADVDGRPSQGLAAPAPSPVPRIMTSPNPLRETSTAGPAPSKPPLAPALGRRRASSPLLTADSTNDTASLITTTSTSAARATQHTQPHAAAFRPAELSNPLCKTSTAGTAPSKPPLAPAFARRIASSPLLTADSTNGAASLITTTSTSAARATQHTQTHAAAFRPAELSNPVC from the coding sequence ATGCGTGGGCAGCGAGTAATGAATATTGAATCTCCTTTCCCCTTCGCCAAGCTCCCTCCTCATCCCCTGCTTTCTCCTCTCCGATCAGATCTCATcccccttctcccctcctccccttGGGTCATGACAGTTAGCTACGGCGGGAGGATCGAGCGCGCCCAGGGTCAGCCGCCGAGGTACGTCGACGGTGAGCACCTGCTCCTCAACGTCGTCTCGTCCGTCTCCACGAGGGGCTTccgcgacctgctggcggcgcgCGCGGGCTTCTCCGACTTCTCCCTCAAGTACTGCTACTCCGGCGAGGGGCTGGACTCGCTCTGCGACGTGGACACGGACGAGGACCTGCGGGACATGCTGGACATGCTGCTCTACCGGGATCTGCAGGTCCGGCTGTTCAACGACCAGAACACGCGCCGGTTCCGGGTCTACCTGTtccgcgacgccgccgccgccccgtcgccgaccTCCCAGGCCCTCGGAAAACCAGCTCCCATGCGGCACAGCGCGACGTCGCCGGCTCTGTTGCCGGCGAAGCCGGCCGACGTCGACGGGCGGCCCTCCCAGGGCCTGGCCGCTCCCGCTCCCTCTCCCGTGCCGCGGATCATGACTTCGCCGAATCCATTGCGCGAGACGTCGACGGCTGGCCCGGCGCCCTCCAAGCCGCCGCTCGCCCCTGCTCtcggacggcggagagcgtcgtcGCCTTTGTTGACGGCAGACTCGACAAATGACACGGCTTCTTTGATCACCACTACGTCGACATCAGCAGCCAGAGCTACCCAACATACACAACCCCACGCTGCGGCATTCCGGCCGGCAGAGCTGAGTAATCCGTTGTGCAAGACATCGACAGCTGGCACGGCGCCCTCCAAGCCGCCGCTCGCCCCTGCTTTCGCACGGCGGATAGCGTCGTCGCCATTGTTGACGGCAGACTCGACAAATGGCGCGGCTTCTTTGATCACCACTACGTCGACATCAGCAGCCAGAGCTACCCAACATACACAAACCCACGCCGCGGCGTTCCGGCCAGCAGAGCTGAGTAATCCGGTGTGCTAG